The following proteins come from a genomic window of Sphaerisporangium rubeum:
- a CDS encoding NUDIX hydrolase, with protein sequence MTSPFLAPSPLHEAAVASLTGWTAPTGPEEELRSEFLAHLRAHEDAMWRSCVPGHLTATTAVLSHDGAMVLLTHHPKARMWLPMGGHCEPGDASLEAAALREATEESGIAGLRLLPGPLALDRHQVWCHPPHSLHLDVEYGAVAPPGAEFVRSEESLELRWVPVDDIPEPTDEATRRLARRARAVLLS encoded by the coding sequence ATGACCTCACCCTTTCTCGCGCCGTCTCCCCTGCACGAGGCCGCGGTGGCGTCCCTGACAGGCTGGACGGCCCCCACCGGGCCTGAGGAGGAACTGCGGTCGGAGTTCCTCGCGCACCTGCGGGCCCACGAGGACGCGATGTGGCGTTCGTGCGTGCCGGGACATCTCACGGCGACCACCGCGGTGCTGTCGCACGACGGCGCCATGGTGCTGCTCACCCACCACCCCAAGGCCCGCATGTGGTTGCCGATGGGAGGCCACTGCGAGCCGGGGGACGCGTCCCTGGAGGCGGCGGCGCTGCGTGAGGCCACCGAGGAGTCCGGCATCGCGGGGCTGCGACTGCTGCCGGGACCGCTGGCCCTGGACCGGCACCAGGTGTGGTGCCACCCGCCGCACAGCCTGCACCTCGACGTGGAGTACGGCGCGGTGGCTCCGCCTGGTGCGGAGTTCGTCCGCAGCGAGGAGTCGCTGGAGCTGCGGTGGGTGCCGGTGGACGACATCCCCGAGCCGACCGACGAGGCGACCCGCCGGCTGGCCCGCCGCGCCAGGGCCGTCCTGCTTTCCTGA
- a CDS encoding endonuclease/exonuclease/phosphatase family protein has product MGTTTDTPVGGVIADPPPFRWRSVRVPGTLAWLAVTPFAAWAVARVAGLERGSFLAQIITATPYAAAGSLLPVLLSLLARKKAATAVALATTAALGVSVLPRAFGDTAQAAGGQPFTVLTSNLLFGHADASALVDLVRRHRPDVLSTQELTPEAVAELDAAGLKELMPYRVLEDEWSAAGSGIFSSRPLTRLDGLFQVIGHNMPAAELTMPDGARLQIVDVHTLPPLGRQTVLWTAGLRALPSATSSGPFRVLAGDFNASLDHAEMRGLIARGYHDAADITGKGLIPTWPANKRVPPLITIDHVLTDRRVAVERYNVYDIPGTDHRAVLAHLSVPSAR; this is encoded by the coding sequence GTGGGCACGACGACCGACACACCGGTGGGAGGGGTCATCGCGGACCCGCCACCGTTCCGCTGGCGCAGTGTGCGCGTGCCCGGCACGCTCGCCTGGCTTGCGGTGACCCCGTTCGCGGCCTGGGCCGTGGCGCGGGTCGCGGGCCTTGAGCGTGGATCGTTCCTGGCCCAGATCATCACGGCGACCCCGTACGCCGCGGCCGGCTCGCTGCTGCCGGTGCTGCTCTCGCTGCTCGCACGCAAGAAGGCCGCGACGGCGGTGGCGCTGGCCACGACCGCGGCGCTCGGTGTGAGCGTTCTCCCACGCGCCTTCGGCGACACCGCACAGGCGGCCGGGGGGCAGCCGTTCACGGTGCTCACGTCCAACCTGCTGTTCGGTCACGCCGACGCGAGCGCACTGGTGGACCTCGTGCGGCGCCACCGACCGGACGTGCTGAGCACGCAGGAGCTCACGCCGGAGGCGGTGGCGGAACTCGACGCGGCGGGGCTGAAGGAGCTCATGCCGTACCGCGTGCTCGAGGACGAGTGGAGCGCGGCGGGAAGCGGCATCTTCTCCAGCAGGCCGCTCACCCGGCTGGACGGGCTCTTCCAGGTCATCGGCCACAACATGCCGGCGGCGGAGCTGACGATGCCGGACGGCGCGCGGCTGCAGATCGTGGACGTGCACACCCTGCCGCCGCTCGGCCGGCAGACCGTGCTGTGGACGGCCGGGCTGCGCGCGCTGCCGTCCGCGACGTCGTCCGGGCCGTTCCGCGTTCTGGCGGGGGACTTCAACGCGAGCCTGGACCACGCGGAGATGCGCGGGCTGATCGCGCGGGGGTACCACGACGCGGCGGACATCACCGGCAAAGGGCTGATCCCGACGTGGCCGGCCAACAAGCGTGTGCCGCCGCTGATCACCATCGACCACGTGCTGACCGACCGGCGGGTCGCCGTCGAGCGCTACAACGTGTACGACATCCCCGGCACCGACCATCGGGCCGTGCTCGCGCACCTGTCGGTGCCGTCGGCGCGCTGA
- a CDS encoding NAD-dependent epimerase/dehydratase family protein, which yields MPTSKRVRPPVIAVTGAAAGLGREFVSRVASSADFRRVVAIDDQRGDVPDVTWRVLDVRDPLLANRVSDVDVLVHLGTDCGLDSEPGERRAYNVRAAQTVLTASAAARVRRTVLVTSAMVYGAAPDNAVPLPEDSPVAAEPDTGIVGDHLEVEALARRAARSHPGLEVVVLRPAAVVGPGVDTVVTRHFEAPRLLTVKGSEPRWQFCHVDDLLSALHMAALGTVSGVVAVGSDGWLEMEQVEELSGLRRFELPAGLTFGTAQRLHRLGITPGPATDLHYVVYPWVVDCAALRAAGWKPVWTNESALEQLLELREGRHAVVGRRLSGKEATITAAGATVAVIGTAAIVRRARRKRRV from the coding sequence GTGCCTACCTCGAAACGCGTCCGGCCACCGGTCATCGCCGTCACCGGCGCCGCCGCGGGACTGGGCCGGGAGTTCGTCTCCCGGGTCGCCTCGTCTGCGGATTTCCGCCGTGTGGTGGCCATCGACGACCAACGCGGCGACGTCCCCGACGTCACCTGGCGGGTGCTCGACGTCCGCGATCCGCTCTTGGCGAACCGCGTCTCGGACGTCGATGTGCTGGTCCATCTCGGCACCGACTGCGGGCTGGACTCCGAGCCCGGCGAGCGCCGCGCGTACAACGTCCGTGCCGCGCAGACCGTGCTCACCGCCTCGGCCGCCGCACGGGTGCGCCGCACGGTCCTCGTGACGAGCGCCATGGTGTACGGCGCCGCGCCGGACAACGCCGTGCCGCTCCCCGAGGACTCCCCGGTGGCCGCGGAACCCGACACCGGGATCGTCGGCGACCACCTGGAGGTCGAGGCGCTCGCACGCAGGGCCGCGCGCAGCCACCCCGGCCTGGAAGTCGTCGTGCTGCGGCCGGCCGCCGTGGTCGGGCCAGGCGTCGACACCGTGGTCACCCGTCACTTCGAGGCGCCACGCCTGCTGACGGTCAAGGGCTCCGAGCCGCGCTGGCAGTTCTGCCATGTGGACGATCTGCTGTCGGCGCTGCACATGGCGGCGCTCGGCACGGTGTCCGGTGTGGTCGCCGTCGGCAGCGACGGATGGCTGGAGATGGAGCAGGTCGAGGAGCTGTCCGGTCTGCGGCGGTTCGAGCTTCCCGCGGGGCTGACCTTCGGCACGGCCCAGCGCCTGCACCGCCTCGGCATCACCCCCGGCCCCGCCACCGACCTCCACTACGTCGTGTACCCGTGGGTGGTCGACTGCGCCGCGCTGCGCGCCGCCGGGTGGAAGCCCGTGTGGACCAACGAGAGCGCGCTCGAACAGCTCCTGGAGCTGCGCGAGGGCAGGCACGCCGTGGTGGGACGGCGGCTGTCGGGCAAGGAGGCCACGATCACGGCCGCCGGCGCGACCGTCGCGGTCATCGGCACGGCAGCCATCGTGCGCCGCGCGCGGCGCAAGCGCCGCGTCTGA
- a CDS encoding zinc-dependent metalloprotease, whose translation MTDLPGRENDPNENPFAMFGDPDQMAAAMRQFADMLSAPQGSGPVNWDMAKNIARHAVVAEGDPSVMEGERRQIVDALRLADLWLNEATALPSGLSTPEAWSRSEWIERTVPVWKQLCDPIAERMVETMSGTLGGLGGESGAAMAQLGPLVGMMRQMGGMMVGGQIGQALGALAPEVIGSTDIGLPLSGTAALLPAGIAAFSHGLEIPSEEIRLYLALREAAHHRLFQHVPWLRSQLFGAVEEYARGITVDVSALEEQVRGLDINNIEQIQEALSGGALLKPEESDRQKAALARLETLLALVEGWVGTVTDAAATGKLPSAAALSETVRRRRATGGPAERTFATLVGLELRPRRLREAAALWQALAAARGVEGRDAVWSHPDLMPDAGDLDDPEAFVRGDGGLDMSAFDDERPGEGKPGDDGPGA comes from the coding sequence GTGACTGACCTGCCAGGTCGCGAAAACGACCCCAACGAGAACCCGTTCGCGATGTTCGGTGATCCTGACCAGATGGCCGCGGCCATGCGTCAGTTCGCCGACATGCTGTCGGCCCCCCAGGGCTCTGGGCCGGTCAACTGGGACATGGCCAAGAACATCGCGCGCCACGCGGTCGTCGCCGAAGGGGACCCGAGCGTGATGGAGGGTGAGCGGCGCCAGATCGTCGACGCGCTGCGCCTCGCCGATCTGTGGCTCAACGAGGCCACCGCGCTGCCGAGCGGCCTCAGCACTCCCGAGGCGTGGAGCCGTTCGGAGTGGATCGAGCGGACCGTCCCGGTCTGGAAGCAGTTGTGCGACCCGATCGCCGAGCGCATGGTCGAGACGATGAGCGGCACGCTCGGCGGGCTCGGCGGCGAGAGCGGCGCGGCGATGGCCCAGCTCGGGCCGCTGGTCGGCATGATGCGCCAGATGGGCGGCATGATGGTCGGCGGCCAGATCGGTCAGGCCCTTGGCGCGCTCGCCCCCGAGGTGATCGGCTCCACCGACATCGGGCTGCCGCTGTCCGGCACGGCGGCATTGCTGCCGGCCGGCATCGCGGCGTTCAGCCACGGCCTTGAGATCCCGTCCGAGGAGATCCGGCTGTACCTCGCGCTGCGGGAGGCCGCGCACCACCGGCTGTTCCAGCACGTGCCGTGGCTGCGTTCGCAGCTCTTCGGCGCGGTCGAGGAGTACGCCAGGGGCATCACCGTGGACGTCTCGGCGCTGGAGGAGCAGGTCCGCGGTCTCGACATCAACAACATCGAGCAGATCCAGGAGGCGCTGAGCGGCGGCGCGCTGCTCAAGCCCGAGGAGAGCGACCGCCAGAAGGCCGCGCTGGCCCGCCTGGAGACGCTGCTCGCGCTGGTCGAGGGCTGGGTCGGCACGGTCACCGACGCCGCGGCCACCGGCAAGCTGCCGTCCGCGGCGGCCCTGTCGGAGACGGTGCGGCGGCGCCGCGCCACCGGCGGACCGGCCGAGCGCACGTTCGCCACGCTCGTCGGGCTGGAACTGCGGCCGCGGCGGCTGCGTGAGGCGGCGGCGCTGTGGCAGGCCCTCGCGGCGGCCCGCGGCGTCGAGGGCCGGGACGCGGTGTGGTCGCACCCCGACCTCATGCCCGACGCCGGCGATCTCGACGACCCCGAGGCGTTCGTCCGCGGGGACGGCGGGCTCGACATGTCGGCCTTCGACGACGAGCGGCCCGGCGAGGGGAAGCCCGGGGACGACGGCCCCGGCGCCTGA